The following proteins are encoded in a genomic region of Sorangiineae bacterium MSr12523:
- a CDS encoding acyltransferase domain-containing protein, protein MSPPGGSDETASLLRHSLMAIRELRAKLEAYEQAKHEPMAIVGMGCRYPGGADSPGAFWSLLENGVDAITEVPHARWEPSECAMRYGAFLESPDLFDAAFFGISPREAARMDPQQRLLLEVAWHAIEDAGLTAEKLAGSATGVFVGANSTDYWQLQLSESAGIDTYTVIGASNCIIANRLSYCLDLRGPSMTVDTACSSSLVAVALAAQSLRARECDTAIVAGMNMVLSPQVSTAHSKGLPLAADGRCKTFDARADGYVRGEGVGCVILKRLSDATRAGDRIWAVVKGWAVNQDGLSNGLTAPNGDAQRAVIQRALAGARISPDRIGLIEAHGTGTELGDPIEVEALKEEYGTSGARPCALGSLKTNIGHLEAGAGIAGLIKAALAIHHGAIPRNLHFEQLNEHIGLDGTRFFVPTARTPWDVAIEDRYAAVSSFGAGGTNAHVILGGPSVQSEPRTESAAEEPRLLVLSARTERALIGLAERYADVLDGPEENTVSLRALCASAGLRRTHHPRRASVVASTRAEAAFKLRALAAAGVARAEGKSVVFVFPGQGSQWPGMARGLFAFSKAFRAKLEECDRAIRVETGWSVTERLFEGDGSACLEGVHVIQPILFALQVSLAAAWRSFGVEPDAVVGHSMGEVAAAHVAGILQLEHAAAIICRRSALLRKVAGRGAMALVALSAAEARTLLVPYGHRIEVAASNSPHSTVLSGEPEALEYLLGELRGRNVFCRAVKVDVASHSRYMDPLREDLLRALSDIAPREAEVPLLSTVLGAEAKGPECGPSYWVKNLRDPVLFTEAVQALADDEDRIFIELSPHPILLTAIEQTFSSPERALPLASMSRDENEVGVFLASLGAVHARGVAVDFEALFGQAEHVALPLYPFDRERFWYRQAPRVAQPIAVDAPTASAAKETPAEPVRRSFRQELSALGRAEAAARIEQLTCDCVAGVLGMHADRLDRRDGFFQIGMDSRMAAQVAARLSAELGEKVPVTTIIENPRVAALARHLELRILGPAAPSRRTEPSEPVEPSEEELLALLAGELSPHLETSEISST, encoded by the coding sequence GTGAGTCCTCCTGGCGGAAGCGACGAAACGGCGTCGCTCCTGCGTCATAGTTTGATGGCCATCCGCGAATTGCGGGCGAAGCTCGAAGCGTACGAACAGGCGAAGCACGAGCCGATGGCCATCGTGGGCATGGGCTGTCGCTACCCCGGCGGGGCCGACTCTCCGGGTGCATTTTGGAGCCTGCTGGAAAACGGCGTCGACGCGATCACGGAGGTCCCGCACGCGCGGTGGGAGCCGAGCGAGTGCGCCATGCGATATGGCGCTTTTCTCGAGTCGCCGGATCTATTCGATGCCGCGTTTTTCGGCATATCGCCGCGCGAGGCCGCGCGCATGGACCCGCAGCAGCGCCTGTTGCTCGAGGTGGCATGGCATGCCATCGAGGATGCCGGCCTCACCGCGGAAAAGCTCGCAGGCAGCGCCACCGGCGTCTTCGTAGGGGCCAATTCGACGGATTATTGGCAATTGCAGCTTTCGGAGTCGGCGGGAATCGACACGTACACGGTGATCGGCGCGAGCAATTGCATCATTGCCAATCGGCTTTCGTACTGCCTCGATCTTCGCGGACCGAGCATGACGGTGGACACGGCGTGCTCCTCGTCCCTCGTGGCCGTGGCCTTGGCCGCCCAGAGCCTGCGCGCACGCGAATGCGATACCGCCATCGTGGCGGGCATGAACATGGTGCTCTCGCCCCAGGTGAGCACTGCCCACTCCAAAGGCCTTCCCTTGGCGGCCGACGGTCGCTGCAAGACCTTCGATGCCCGTGCGGATGGTTACGTGCGCGGCGAAGGCGTTGGCTGCGTCATCCTGAAGCGGCTCTCCGATGCAACCCGCGCCGGCGATCGCATTTGGGCGGTCGTGAAGGGATGGGCGGTGAACCAGGATGGCCTGAGCAACGGGCTGACCGCGCCGAATGGTGATGCCCAGCGCGCGGTCATTCAGCGGGCGCTCGCCGGCGCGCGCATTTCGCCCGACCGAATCGGCTTGATCGAGGCCCACGGCACGGGCACCGAGCTGGGCGATCCCATCGAGGTCGAGGCGCTCAAGGAAGAATACGGCACTTCCGGCGCGCGCCCGTGTGCGCTGGGGTCCTTGAAGACGAACATCGGGCACCTGGAGGCGGGGGCGGGCATTGCGGGTCTCATCAAGGCGGCGCTCGCGATTCATCATGGGGCGATCCCGCGGAACCTGCACTTCGAGCAATTGAACGAGCACATTGGGCTCGATGGGACGCGTTTTTTCGTACCGACGGCGCGCACGCCGTGGGATGTCGCCATCGAGGACCGTTACGCAGCGGTGAGCTCGTTCGGGGCGGGGGGAACGAACGCGCACGTCATTTTGGGTGGACCGTCGGTCCAATCAGAGCCTCGCACCGAGTCTGCGGCGGAGGAGCCCCGCCTTTTGGTGCTCTCCGCCCGAACCGAGCGCGCGCTCATCGGGCTGGCCGAGCGGTATGCCGACGTGCTCGATGGACCGGAGGAGAACACGGTGTCGCTGCGCGCTTTGTGCGCGTCGGCGGGCCTGCGCCGGACGCACCACCCGAGGCGCGCGAGTGTGGTTGCATCCACGAGGGCGGAGGCGGCATTCAAGCTGCGGGCGCTCGCGGCCGCGGGGGTGGCGCGCGCGGAAGGAAAGAGCGTCGTCTTCGTCTTCCCCGGGCAGGGCTCGCAATGGCCGGGCATGGCGCGGGGGCTGTTCGCCTTTTCCAAAGCCTTCCGCGCGAAGCTCGAGGAGTGCGATCGCGCCATTCGCGTCGAGACGGGATGGTCGGTCACCGAGCGCCTCTTCGAGGGTGACGGCTCGGCGTGCCTGGAGGGCGTGCACGTCATCCAGCCCATCTTGTTCGCGTTGCAGGTCTCGCTCGCAGCGGCGTGGCGCTCCTTCGGCGTCGAGCCCGACGCCGTGGTGGGCCACAGCATGGGCGAGGTGGCCGCGGCGCACGTTGCAGGCATTTTGCAGCTGGAACACGCGGCCGCGATCATCTGCCGTCGAAGCGCGCTTTTGCGAAAGGTGGCGGGGCGCGGGGCCATGGCCCTGGTCGCGCTCTCGGCGGCCGAGGCGCGCACGCTCTTGGTGCCCTATGGTCATCGCATCGAGGTGGCGGCGAGCAACAGCCCGCATTCCACGGTGCTCTCGGGCGAGCCCGAGGCGCTGGAGTACCTTTTGGGCGAGCTGCGCGGCCGCAACGTGTTCTGCCGCGCGGTGAAGGTCGATGTGGCGTCGCACAGCCGCTACATGGATCCGTTGCGCGAGGATCTGTTGCGCGCGCTCTCGGACATCGCCCCCCGAGAGGCCGAGGTGCCGCTCCTTTCCACGGTCCTCGGGGCCGAGGCCAAAGGCCCGGAGTGCGGGCCGTCGTACTGGGTCAAGAATCTGCGCGATCCGGTGCTGTTCACCGAGGCGGTGCAGGCGCTCGCCGACGACGAGGATCGCATCTTCATCGAACTGAGTCCGCACCCCATTCTACTCACGGCCATCGAGCAGACGTTCTCGAGCCCCGAGCGCGCGCTTCCCTTGGCGTCGATGAGCCGCGACGAGAACGAAGTGGGCGTCTTTCTCGCTTCACTGGGCGCGGTGCATGCGCGTGGCGTCGCGGTCGATTTCGAAGCGCTCTTCGGCCAGGCGGAGCACGTCGCTTTGCCGCTCTATCCCTTCGACCGGGAGCGATTCTGGTATCGGCAGGCCCCGCGTGTCGCCCAGCCCATCGCGGTCGACGCACCTACCGCATCTGCCGCGAAAGAGACGCCGGCGGAGCCCGTACGTCGCAGTTTCCGTCAGGAGCTGAGCGCACTCGGACGTGCCGAGGCCGCAGCCCGCATCGAGCAACTCACTTGCGATTGCGTGGCCGGTGTACTCGGAATGCACGCCGATCGGCTCGACCGGCGCGACGGCTTCTTCCAGATTGGAATGGACTCCCGCATGGCCGCGCAGGTCGCCGCGCGTCTCTCCGCGGAGCTGGGCGAAAAGGTGCCCGTGACGACCATCATCGAGAATCCGCGGGTGGCCGCGTTGGCGCGTCATCTCGAACTTCGCATTCTGGGTCCGGCCGCCCCATCCCGACGAACGGAACCATCGGAGCCTGTGGAGCCCTCGGAGGAGGAGCTCCTCGCTTTGCTCGCCGGCGAGCTATCGCCCCACTTGGAGACTTCGGAGATTTCATCGACATGA
- a CDS encoding amino acid adenylation domain-containing protein, which produces MTSAVDTRPNQDPKSVLSRALREIREYRSRVAVLEAAQNEPIAIVGMACRLPGGISDPDGLWQLLVSGGDAIGHVPEGRWSAAEFQESCTRAGGFVPDLDAFDAQFFGISPREAVSLDPQQRLFLEMSWEALENAGQSPDELAETATGVFVGITNYDYCQVMMQKTDPSELDAYCLTSNASTFAAGRLSYWLNLRGPSLSVDTACSSSLVAVHLACQSLRSGECATAIAGGVNALLAPEWFVVLSRARMLSPDGRCKTFSRDADGYARAEGGAAVVLKRLSDAIAHRDHIYGVIRGSAMNQDGQSGGITVPNPAAQQAVIREALKRARVAPSAIGYVEAHGTGTPLGDPIELRALSAVLSDGRARDRRLTVGAIKANVGHLEPAAGVTGLLKVALTLEHGAIPPQIHADELNPNIDVDELGVRIPTETVPWPRGTEARIAGLSSFGASGTNVHMVVEEGPRPWTRSSANAERPLHVLTVSAKNEGSLIEAVADLRDYLARHPHVPLANIAFTRNAGRAHFAHRFAVVASDHASAIAELDGFAQSGHCTRTPSRGRPRVAFLFTGQGAQYAGMARGLHAAHPMFRSIIDECDAFLVPHMDRRLKDVLFGDSDAWIDETQYTQPALFAVEYALAKLWMSWGVQPAALLGHSVGEYVAACIAGIFSLEDGLKLIATRAAMMQRVTLRGAMASVAATRAQVEAALRPHAHEVSLAAINGAESIVISGDEARVEALMAQFGAEGIKCKRLTVSHAFHSPHMDAVVDALAAAASEIEFERPQIPVISNLTGQPLSAMLPMTGQYFADHARQPVDFLAGVQHLAAQGVDTFVEIGPAPVLLAMAKASVPSSEGAQFLPSLRKGRSDWQTLLPSVAGLYQAGADIDWDGFDRDYERERVALPTYPFQRKRFWFSAKERATPATPKKSSSLLGEKIASPFEGIQFQNTYSIAAHPCLGDCILDDLKVVNIGVYIEAARQSAGKTSVIRDLVVVSPFVLGDDEERPVHVVLHPEGDGHRFEYFSQADRWTLHVQARMESMASPIEGTLPIDELQVRLREEIDAATFYYLMAQRRLHLGPSARWIEHAWRTDGEALARMRAPRAGEAQPYLLHPGLVDAALQLLFACFGKEQSREATYMLVSIDRAFFAAYPGGETLCHAKLRESKGDGRSLVADVTLADARGSVFARLEGAHLRLASRHAVAEAIRSSASTPPHPNPRPSGQNAPQTIVERVAAILRMDIADIDPKVPLHTLGFDSLMTVELANTTKRDFGVTLPMTLVADGASLETIIERVTSRGQGKPSDESQITHDAAGRHAPFGLTDLQQAYLLGRSGLFELGDTSTYFFLEVDVTDLDLPRFESSFREVIRRHDMLRAVVSPDGEQRVLAEVPDYVIDTLDLRGREPADVEAALLATRVQMSEQVLPAERFPLFDVRATLLDKGVTRVHLGFDALIVDAWSTSLLLREWATIYRGGGASLPKLEITFRDYVRGLERLEDTDSYRSSRAYWMERLPTLPPPPELPLAKSPSLVKKGRFVHRSTRLGAERWQRLQEHAKRLGVTTSAAICTAYAEVLAAWSKSSHFTLNVLFFNRRPLHPQVSQLVGNFSATSLLEVDGDPRESFTSRARKLQRQLWSDLEHSDMSGVRVLREFNRLHGNRARAGMPVVFASTINFRSDDEPVPLGLGQHLSAMGTSAREIGSSIRTPQVWLDHQVVQDGGELIVNWDVVEELMPEGMIPAMFAAYRDLLVRLADDPQAWESARLLTPDEDLETRRKANDTAAPVPEGLLHDAFCRRAAEDPARIAIATATRTLSYGDVDRLSNRLAHWLRRNGARPNQLVAVRMEKGWEQVVAVLAVLKAGAAYVPIDARLPEDRVRTLLVDAQVNLLLTQSWLEPVPVDGIATRSVDPELQAAPTQDDGRALAAVQRPTDLAYVIYTSGSTGVPKGVMIEHRAALNTIVDLNERFHVTASDRVLSLSALNFDLSVYDIFGLLAVGGAIVLPDPRELREPAHWTSLVVQHGVTIWNTVPALMEMLVGHGASRNEPLPLRTIMMSGDWIPVTLPDRIREWLPDSDVYSLGGATEAAIWSIYYPITETKPGWTSVPYGKPLRNQRMYVLNDAMQPCPTWVPGQLYIGGEGVARGYWRDEVKTRRSFIRHPISGERLYRTGDLGRYWPDGHIEFLGREDGQVKIQGYRIELGEIEAALAQHPAVRAVAATAIGEARGNNKRLVAFAQSDDAAVSGDDLRAWLLGKISEYAVPQAITLVPSLPLSANGKVDRSALVQMASHAASDKDAPVAPRTETETALVDIWRQLLAADEIGIRQSFFDLGGSSVTAVRLMSRIHQRFDIELPLSTLFEHPTVEQLAQSIETGAHRRALVAIQPRGTGTPFFFMHPVGGNVLCYAELARLLGTEQPFYGLQALAEQGETLEEMAGHYIAEIRRVQPHGPYRLGGWSMGGVLAFEMAQQLRAAGESIELLAILDITESPSCDGNPRVVDDSALRTWFETDLAALAAGDETSALFSLFKRNSRALLAYQSKHYDGPILFFRGTDRGGARAEVAREWLQMAQGGRVVDLACDHYGIVRAPFIHTIATELQKEIQ; this is translated from the coding sequence ATGACCAGCGCCGTCGACACGCGTCCGAACCAAGACCCGAAGAGCGTCCTCTCTCGGGCCCTGCGCGAAATTCGCGAATACCGATCCCGCGTGGCCGTCCTCGAAGCGGCCCAAAACGAACCGATTGCCATCGTGGGCATGGCCTGTCGCTTGCCCGGCGGCATTTCCGATCCCGATGGCTTGTGGCAATTGTTGGTATCCGGCGGGGATGCCATCGGACACGTACCGGAAGGCCGCTGGAGCGCGGCCGAGTTTCAAGAGTCGTGCACGCGCGCAGGCGGATTCGTGCCGGATCTCGATGCCTTCGACGCGCAGTTTTTCGGCATTTCTCCGCGCGAGGCCGTATCGCTCGACCCCCAGCAGCGGCTCTTTCTCGAAATGAGCTGGGAGGCCCTGGAGAACGCGGGGCAGTCGCCGGACGAGTTGGCGGAGACGGCGACCGGCGTGTTCGTGGGGATTACGAACTACGACTATTGCCAAGTCATGATGCAAAAGACGGATCCGTCCGAGCTCGATGCCTATTGCCTCACCAGCAATGCCTCGACGTTCGCCGCGGGGCGTCTTTCCTATTGGCTGAATTTGCGCGGGCCGAGCCTCTCGGTGGACACGGCGTGTTCGTCGTCGCTGGTGGCCGTGCACTTGGCCTGTCAAAGTTTGCGCTCCGGTGAATGTGCAACGGCCATTGCCGGCGGGGTGAATGCGCTGCTCGCGCCCGAGTGGTTCGTGGTGCTTTCCCGTGCGCGCATGCTTTCGCCCGACGGGCGCTGCAAGACCTTCTCGCGCGACGCCGATGGATACGCACGCGCCGAGGGTGGAGCCGCGGTCGTGCTGAAGCGACTCTCGGATGCGATTGCGCACCGCGATCACATCTACGGCGTCATTCGCGGTTCGGCGATGAATCAGGACGGCCAGAGCGGCGGGATCACCGTGCCGAATCCCGCCGCGCAGCAGGCGGTGATTCGCGAGGCCTTGAAGCGAGCGCGCGTGGCACCTTCCGCAATCGGCTACGTCGAGGCGCACGGTACGGGCACGCCGCTGGGCGACCCCATCGAGCTGCGCGCGCTCAGCGCGGTGCTGAGCGACGGGAGGGCGCGCGATCGCCGGCTCACGGTCGGTGCGATCAAAGCGAACGTGGGCCATCTCGAGCCCGCGGCGGGGGTTACGGGGTTGCTGAAGGTGGCATTGACCCTGGAGCACGGGGCCATTCCTCCGCAGATCCACGCGGACGAGCTCAATCCGAACATCGATGTCGACGAGCTCGGCGTGCGCATTCCCACGGAGACCGTCCCGTGGCCGCGCGGAACGGAGGCGCGCATCGCCGGTTTGAGCTCCTTCGGTGCGAGCGGAACGAATGTCCACATGGTGGTGGAGGAAGGGCCGCGGCCGTGGACACGGTCATCCGCGAACGCGGAGCGGCCGCTTCATGTTCTGACGGTGTCGGCCAAGAACGAAGGCTCGTTGATCGAAGCCGTGGCCGATCTGCGCGATTATTTGGCGCGCCATCCGCACGTACCGCTGGCGAACATCGCCTTTACGCGCAACGCCGGGCGAGCGCACTTCGCCCACCGATTTGCCGTGGTGGCGAGCGATCACGCGTCGGCCATCGCCGAACTGGATGGGTTCGCGCAAAGCGGACACTGTACCAGGACGCCATCGCGCGGGCGGCCGCGGGTGGCGTTTCTCTTCACCGGGCAGGGGGCCCAGTACGCCGGGATGGCGCGCGGCCTCCATGCGGCGCACCCGATGTTCCGCAGCATCATCGACGAGTGCGACGCATTCTTGGTGCCGCACATGGACCGGCGGCTGAAGGACGTCCTCTTTGGGGACTCCGACGCGTGGATCGACGAGACGCAATACACGCAGCCGGCCCTTTTCGCCGTCGAGTATGCACTGGCCAAGCTCTGGATGTCGTGGGGCGTGCAGCCCGCTGCGCTGCTCGGACACAGCGTCGGCGAGTACGTCGCGGCCTGCATCGCGGGGATCTTTTCGCTGGAAGATGGGCTCAAGCTGATTGCCACCCGCGCGGCCATGATGCAGCGGGTGACGTTGCGCGGGGCCATGGCCTCGGTGGCCGCTACCCGCGCGCAGGTGGAGGCGGCGCTGCGCCCGCACGCGCACGAGGTCTCGCTGGCCGCGATCAACGGCGCCGAGAGCATCGTGATCTCCGGAGACGAGGCTCGGGTCGAGGCATTGATGGCCCAGTTCGGCGCGGAGGGCATCAAGTGCAAGCGCCTCACGGTGTCCCATGCCTTTCACTCGCCGCACATGGACGCGGTGGTGGACGCCCTCGCCGCGGCTGCATCGGAGATCGAGTTCGAGCGGCCGCAGATCCCGGTGATTTCGAACCTAACCGGGCAGCCACTCAGCGCGATGCTGCCGATGACCGGGCAATACTTCGCCGACCACGCGCGCCAGCCGGTCGACTTTCTGGCCGGCGTGCAGCATTTGGCTGCCCAAGGCGTCGACACCTTCGTCGAAATTGGACCGGCACCGGTGCTGCTGGCCATGGCCAAGGCGAGCGTACCCTCCTCGGAGGGCGCCCAGTTCTTGCCGTCGCTGCGCAAGGGACGCTCGGACTGGCAGACACTGCTTCCATCGGTCGCGGGGCTGTACCAAGCGGGGGCCGACATCGATTGGGACGGATTCGATCGCGATTACGAGCGCGAGCGGGTCGCACTCCCGACGTACCCCTTCCAACGTAAGCGCTTTTGGTTTTCGGCCAAGGAAAGGGCCACCCCGGCGACGCCGAAAAAGTCGTCTTCTCTGCTCGGAGAGAAAATCGCATCGCCGTTCGAGGGGATCCAATTTCAAAATACGTATTCCATTGCAGCGCACCCCTGTTTGGGGGATTGCATTCTCGACGATTTGAAGGTCGTCAACATTGGCGTCTACATCGAGGCCGCCCGTCAATCCGCCGGCAAGACGAGTGTGATTCGCGATTTGGTGGTGGTCAGCCCCTTCGTGCTGGGCGATGACGAGGAGCGCCCGGTCCATGTCGTTCTGCACCCCGAGGGTGACGGGCATCGATTCGAGTACTTCAGTCAGGCCGATCGATGGACCTTGCACGTGCAGGCTCGCATGGAGTCCATGGCGTCGCCCATCGAGGGGACTCTCCCCATCGACGAACTCCAGGTCCGCCTTCGCGAGGAAATCGACGCGGCGACCTTTTATTACCTGATGGCGCAGCGCCGATTGCATCTCGGGCCGTCGGCGCGGTGGATCGAGCATGCGTGGCGGACCGACGGAGAAGCCCTCGCTCGGATGCGCGCGCCCAGGGCAGGGGAGGCGCAGCCTTATCTGCTTCACCCGGGGTTGGTCGATGCAGCGCTGCAGCTTCTGTTTGCCTGTTTCGGGAAAGAGCAGTCGCGCGAAGCGACGTACATGCTCGTCAGCATCGACCGCGCATTCTTCGCGGCCTACCCCGGCGGGGAGACGCTCTGCCATGCGAAGTTGCGCGAGTCGAAGGGCGATGGCCGCTCGTTGGTGGCCGATGTGACGCTCGCCGATGCGCGCGGGAGCGTGTTTGCGCGTCTGGAGGGGGCGCATCTTCGGTTGGCGAGCCGCCATGCGGTTGCCGAGGCGATTCGAAGCTCAGCTTCCACGCCACCACATCCGAACCCCCGTCCATCCGGACAGAATGCACCGCAGACGATCGTCGAACGCGTGGCCGCGATCCTTCGAATGGATATCGCGGACATCGATCCCAAAGTGCCATTGCACACATTGGGGTTCGACTCGTTGATGACCGTCGAATTGGCCAATACGACGAAACGCGACTTCGGCGTGACGTTGCCCATGACCTTGGTGGCCGACGGTGCGTCGCTCGAGACCATCATCGAACGGGTCACGTCGCGAGGGCAGGGAAAGCCGAGCGACGAGAGCCAGATTACCCACGACGCCGCCGGACGCCATGCTCCCTTCGGCCTCACCGATCTTCAACAAGCCTACCTCCTCGGCCGCAGCGGCCTATTCGAGCTGGGCGACACCTCGACCTACTTCTTCCTCGAGGTCGACGTCACCGATCTCGACCTCCCGCGCTTCGAGTCCAGCTTCCGCGAAGTCATCCGCCGCCATGACATGCTTCGCGCCGTCGTATCGCCCGACGGCGAACAACGGGTCCTCGCCGAGGTCCCCGACTACGTCATCGACACACTGGATCTGCGCGGCCGCGAACCGGCCGACGTCGAGGCCGCGCTGCTCGCCACCCGCGTCCAGATGTCCGAGCAGGTCCTCCCCGCCGAGCGCTTTCCGCTCTTCGACGTGCGCGCCACCTTGCTCGACAAGGGGGTGACCCGCGTCCATCTTGGCTTCGACGCGCTCATCGTCGATGCCTGGAGCACCTCCCTGCTCTTGCGCGAGTGGGCCACCATTTACCGAGGCGGCGGCGCGTCCCTGCCCAAACTGGAAATCACATTTCGCGACTACGTGCGCGGTCTCGAGCGCCTCGAGGATACCGATTCCTACCGCAGCTCGCGCGCCTATTGGATGGAGCGCCTCCCGACCCTGCCTCCTCCTCCGGAGCTGCCCCTCGCCAAATCACCGTCGCTCGTCAAAAAAGGCCGCTTCGTCCACCGCAGCACGCGCCTCGGCGCCGAACGATGGCAACGCCTGCAAGAACACGCGAAGCGCCTCGGGGTCACCACCTCGGCGGCCATTTGCACGGCATACGCCGAGGTGCTCGCCGCTTGGAGCAAGTCGAGCCACTTCACGCTCAATGTTCTCTTCTTCAACCGACGCCCGCTGCACCCGCAGGTTAGCCAACTCGTTGGCAACTTCAGCGCCACCTCGCTCCTCGAGGTCGACGGCGATCCACGTGAAAGCTTCACCAGCCGCGCGCGCAAACTCCAGCGCCAGCTCTGGAGCGATCTCGAACACTCGGACATGAGCGGTGTCCGCGTCTTGCGCGAGTTCAATCGGCTCCACGGAAACCGCGCCCGCGCCGGCATGCCCGTGGTCTTCGCCAGCACGATCAACTTCCGTTCGGACGACGAGCCGGTACCGCTCGGACTCGGGCAGCACCTTTCGGCCATGGGCACCTCGGCGCGCGAGATCGGCAGCTCGATCCGCACCCCGCAGGTTTGGCTCGACCATCAAGTCGTTCAAGACGGCGGTGAGCTCATCGTCAACTGGGACGTGGTCGAGGAGCTCATGCCCGAGGGCATGATTCCCGCGATGTTCGCGGCATACCGCGACCTCCTCGTTCGCCTCGCCGACGATCCGCAGGCATGGGAATCCGCGCGTCTCCTGACGCCGGACGAAGACCTGGAAACGCGGCGCAAGGCCAATGACACAGCGGCCCCTGTTCCCGAAGGCTTGCTCCACGACGCCTTCTGCCGCCGCGCCGCGGAAGACCCCGCGCGCATCGCCATCGCCACGGCCACCCGCACTCTGAGCTACGGCGACGTAGACCGCCTCTCGAACCGCCTCGCGCATTGGCTGCGTCGAAACGGTGCACGCCCCAACCAGCTCGTGGCCGTGCGCATGGAAAAAGGCTGGGAGCAAGTCGTGGCCGTGCTCGCCGTGCTCAAGGCCGGCGCGGCCTACGTCCCCATCGATGCCCGCCTTCCCGAGGATCGCGTGCGCACTCTGCTCGTGGACGCGCAAGTGAATCTCCTTTTGACGCAATCGTGGCTCGAGCCCGTACCCGTCGACGGCATCGCCACCCGCTCCGTCGATCCCGAGCTGCAGGCCGCGCCCACGCAAGACGACGGCCGCGCGCTCGCCGCCGTCCAGCGCCCGACCGATCTCGCGTACGTCATCTACACCTCGGGATCCACCGGCGTTCCCAAGGGCGTCATGATCGAGCACCGCGCCGCGCTCAACACCATCGTCGACTTGAACGAGCGCTTTCACGTGACCGCGTCCGATCGCGTCCTATCGCTCTCGGCGCTCAATTTCGATCTTTCCGTCTACGACATCTTCGGTCTTCTCGCCGTGGGAGGCGCCATCGTCCTCCCCGATCCGCGCGAGCTTCGCGAGCCCGCCCATTGGACGAGCCTCGTCGTGCAGCACGGCGTCACCATCTGGAACACCGTCCCCGCACTCATGGAAATGCTCGTGGGGCACGGAGCATCCCGCAATGAGCCGTTGCCGCTTCGCACCATCATGATGAGCGGCGATTGGATCCCCGTCACCCTTCCGGACCGCATCCGCGAATGGCTCCCGGATTCGGATGTCTACAGCCTGGGCGGCGCCACCGAGGCGGCCATCTGGTCCATCTATTATCCAATTACCGAGACGAAGCCCGGCTGGACCAGCGTGCCGTACGGCAAGCCGCTGCGCAATCAGCGCATGTACGTCCTCAACGATGCCATGCAGCCGTGCCCCACGTGGGTGCCGGGCCAGCTCTACATCGGTGGCGAAGGGGTTGCCCGCGGCTATTGGCGCGACGAAGTGAAAACCCGGCGAAGCTTCATCCGCCACCCCATCTCGGGGGAACGCCTTTACCGCACGGGCGATTTGGGTCGCTATTGGCCCGACGGCCATATCGAGTTTCTCGGTCGCGAGGACGGCCAGGTCAAGATTCAGGGATACCGCATCGAGCTCGGTGAAATCGAAGCGGCCCTCGCGCAACATCCCGCCGTGCGGGCCGTTGCAGCCACCGCCATCGGTGAGGCCCGCGGCAACAACAAGCGCCTCGTCGCCTTTGCACAATCCGACGATGCCGCGGTCTCGGGCGACGACTTGCGCGCATGGCTCCTGGGGAAAATTTCCGAATACGCCGTCCCGCAGGCCATCACCCTCGTCCCGAGTCTTCCGCTCAGCGCGAACGGCAAAGTCGACCGCAGCGCGCTCGTGCAAATGGCCTCGCACGCTGCCAGCGACAAGGATGCGCCGGTGGCACCGCGGACGGAGACCGAAACGGCGTTGGTGGATATCTGGCGGCAACTTCTCGCCGCCGACGAAATTGGCATTCGCCAAAGCTTTTTCGACTTGGGGGGAAGCTCGGTGACGGCCGTTCGTCTCATGAGCCGCATTCACCAGCGCTTCGACATCGAACTTCCGCTTTCCACCTTGTTCGAGCACCCCACCGTCGAACAGCTCGCCCAATCCATCGAGACGGGCGCCCATCGCCGTGCCTTGGTGGCCATTCAACCGCGGGGCACGGGCACGCCGTTTTTCTTCATGCACCCCGTGGGCGGCAATGTCCTCTGCTATGCCGAGCTTGCCCGCCTCCTTGGAACGGAGCAACCGTTCTACGGACTCCAGGCGCTCGCCGAGCAAGGCGAGACCCTGGAGGAAATGGCCGGGCACTACATTGCCGAGATCCGCCGGGTGCAGCCGCATGGCCCGTACCGCCTCGGCGGTTGGTCGATGGGTGGCGTTCTCGCCTTCGAAATGGCCCAACAACTCCGAGCCGCGGGCGAATCCATCGAGCTCCTCGCGATTCTCGACATCACCGAATCCCCTTCGTGCGATGGGAACCCTCGCGTCGTCGACGACAGCGCCCTCCGGACCTGGTTCGAAACCGATCTCGCCGCCCTCGCCGCGGGTGACGAAACTTCGGCTCTCTTCTCACTTTTCAAACGAAACTCGAGAGCTCTTCTCGCCTATCAATCGAAGCACTACGATGGCCCAATCCTCTTTTTCCGAGGAACGGACCGCGGCGGTGCCCGCGCCGAGGTTGCGCGGGAGTGGCTCCAGATGGCGCAGGGCGGACGGGTCGTCGACCTCGCCTGCGACCATTACGGCATCGTCCGCGCGCCCTTCATCCACACCATTGCGACCGAGCTTCAGAAGGAAATCCAATGA